Proteins encoded within one genomic window of Amycolatopsis nigrescens CSC17Ta-90:
- a CDS encoding dihydrofolate reductase family protein, with amino-acid sequence MTNRRIVAWASITLDGYTSGPGGPAHDDWLYEHAGQEQTAEYFEGIWRGADTIVLGRTNYEGFHSVWPGITRDVRTDPRTRALGRWLDATEKVVASRTLTEAPWENSRIARDLEVEVRALRQAAGRDVLVINSASVIQALLRADLVDDLRLAVVPVLVGGGLRLLPDGVSTAFGTVGVTVLRHGAVGLHYRRR; translated from the coding sequence ATGACCAACCGCCGCATCGTCGCCTGGGCCAGTATCACCCTGGACGGCTACACCAGCGGGCCCGGCGGACCAGCCCACGACGACTGGCTGTACGAGCACGCCGGGCAGGAGCAGACGGCCGAGTACTTCGAGGGCATCTGGCGCGGTGCGGACACCATCGTGCTCGGCCGCACCAACTACGAGGGCTTTCACTCGGTGTGGCCGGGCATCACCCGGGACGTGCGCACCGACCCGCGCACCCGCGCGCTCGGGCGGTGGCTCGATGCCACGGAGAAGGTCGTGGCTTCCCGCACCCTCACCGAGGCGCCGTGGGAGAACTCGCGAATCGCGCGGGACCTCGAGGTCGAGGTGCGGGCCCTGCGTCAGGCCGCCGGGCGTGACGTGCTGGTCATCAACAGCGCCAGCGTGATCCAGGCCCTGCTGCGGGCCGACCTCGTCGACGACCTGCGGCTGGCCGTGGTGCCCGTGCTGGTCGGCGGCGGCCTGCGCCTGCTGCCCGACGGCGTGAGCACGGCCTTCGGGACCGTCGGCGTGACGGTGCTGCGCCACGGCGCGGTGGGGCTGCATTACCGACGGCGCTAG